CGCGAGCACCACCCCGCCGGACGCCACCTCGCGTACGGCCGACTCCAACTCTCCCAGCCGGGACGACTTCACCATCAGCCCGGCGCCCCCGGCCGACACCACCCTGGCCGCCACAGAGGCGGTCGCCTCGCCGGTCAGCACCAGCACCCGCGCCTTGGGCGCCGCCGCGGAGAGTCGTTCGATGGCCGTGATCCCGTCGCCGTCGGGCAGGCGGCGGTCGAGCACGACGACGTCGGGCTGGAACCGCCGGGTCTCAGCCACCGCCCCGGCGATGGTCCCGGTCTGGGCCACCACCTCGAAGTCGGGCGCCTTGCCCAACGCCAGCCCGATCGCCTCGGCGACCATGGCGTGGTCCTCGACGAGAATCACCCGGATCGTGGGGGGAGTCGCCATCCTTCGCCGTGCCTCTGTCCGTGGGGGTCCTGCTCCCGCTCGGGCCGCCTCGGGAACGGCCTGCGCCACGAGAAGTGTGCCACGATCCACCGCCCGGCCGCACGACCCCATGGCGTCCCCGCCCGCCGCGCGGCGTCCTCCTGGCCCGGCCTGGCTACTTGCTGGATATCGGGTGCCCCTTGAACATCGGGTGCTTGGTCTCCCAGTATCGCCAGCCCTCCACCCGGGCCGGCACGTTGGCGATTCCGCTGGCGACCTTGAACTCGCGGCACGTCCCGATCTGCGACCACGCCGACCAGCCGATGCGGTAGCCGAAGACCCGATACCACATATTGCCGTACATTCCCTTGGTGATCTCCCGCGTATATTCGTGGCCGGTGAAGACCATGTGCCGCTCTTCGAGGTGCGGGAGTCCCATCAGGCGGAATTGGCGTACCAGGTCCTTCGTGGTGAACTTCTCGGTGACCGACCATTGCCTCTCTTGCTCGGTCTCCAGGAACGCGCGGATTTCGTGCTCCCTCGTCACCGTCACCGTCATCGTGCCTCCGGGGCCGTCGATGAAGCGGGTGCGGGGCAGGAAGAAGTTCCGCGGCGAGAGGCGGTGGACCTTGAAGAACAGATGCGGGTCGCATCTGCCGCGGCCGAGGACGTCGTGGGGGAAGAGGCGGGCGTCGGTCGCCGTGGCCGTGGCCGTGGCCGTCTCCGTGGCCGTCGCCGTCACCGTCGGGGTGGGACTCGGGCTCGGCGTCGGGGTCGGGGTCGGCGTCGGCGTCGGCGTCGGCGTGGGGCTCGGGATCGGCGTCGGGGTCCGGTTCGGCCTCGGGGTCGGGGTCGGGGTCGCGACACCGATGCGGATGTCGATGCCGCCGTCCGCGTCCGCCGCCGTGGTCGAGGTCGCGACCAGCGCCATCGAAAGGGAGCCGCATATCGCCCTCTTCATCGCGTGACGCGCCGTAAGCCGGGCAGACGTGGCTGTGGCTTTTGTCCGGAGATTGGGCGTGAACATGTACCGTTCCTTTCGGAATGTGTCGCAAATTGACCCGCGAGCCGGAATGCGGCCCGTAAAGCCGCGGAGCGGCCCGAAGCAAGATCGGTACGATGTTTGCAGTTGCCATCGGCCATACCGCCGCGCCACGCCGGAGGCGAATTCCCCGTGCCTGGAAAGAGCCGGTGAAGAAGTGTCATCACCGGGTCGCGTCTTTGGCAAAGAGGCACCATGGCGCCCCGGGGCCGCGACGGCCGATCACGTGGCGCGCGACGCCCCTTCGGCCCTCGGCGGAGTTCGGCCGCGCGTGAAACCTGAGACTTCCTCGCTGATTTTCGAGGAGAATATCGGTTGTGTCCTCCGCGTCGTCAGTGCTGCGTCTTGCGCGGGCCGTCGTTTTCGCGACGGTCTGCGGTGCCGTGTCGGCGGGCGGACACGCGCTGGCGGGCGGCGGCCTCGTGCCGTTCGAGGTCTACCTGACCGGGGTGCTGGCGGCGCTCGGGCTGGCGTACCTGATCGACGGGCGCGAGCGCGGGCCGGCGGCCGTGCTGGCGGCGACCGTCGGCACGCAGATGCTGCTGCACCAGCTCTTCGAGCGGCTCGCGCCGGTCGCGGGCGCGGGCGCGGGGCACGGGCATCCCGCGCCGGGCATGGCCCTGGCGCACCTCACGGTGGCGGCGCTGACGGCGTGGTGGCTGCACCGCGGCGAGCGCGCGCTGTGGCTCATGATCCGCCTCTACGCCGGGCCGCCGCCGCTCATCCGGCTGCTCACCGCCGCCCCGGCGGCGCCCGCCACACCCTCGTGGCGACCGGTGACCTCCGATCTCCCCGTGTACGCCGGCAGGACCGTCTCCGGCGCGATCCACAGGCGAGGCCCGCCCGGCGGGCCAGGGCACGTGGGCTGACGTCCGTGCCCCTCGGCTCGCCCCCACGTGGGCGTACCCTTGCCTGTGTCCGGACGGCGCCCGCCGGCCAACGGCGCGCGCGGCCCGGAAGATCGTTCTGGAGACCCATCATGGCATTCCTGCCACGTCATATCCTCGGGGCGGCACTCGCGGGTGCCCTCGCCCTCATGTTCACCGCCTCTCCGGCGCTCGCCCACGACGCGCTCAAGAGCAGTTCGCCCGCCAAGGACGCGCAGGTCGGCTCGGTCAAGGAGATCGAGCTCGAATACAGCGCCGGCGTCAAGTTCCCGTTCGTCGTGCTGCACGACGCCGCCGGCAAGGCGGTCCCGCTCGGCGAGCCGCGGCTCGCCGGTCCCAAGGTGCTCACCGACGTGCTCCAGCCGCTCGCCCCGGGCGCGTACGTCATCGCCTGGCGGGTCGTTTCGTCCGATGGGCATCCCATTGAGGGCGAGATCCCCTTCAGCGTGAAAGGATCAGCTTCTTCATCGGCCTCGTCCTCGCCCTCCGGCGGGCAACCGGCGACGAACCCGCCGCCACAGGCCGCAGCGAGTGCTGCGGCCGGTGAGCAGTCGGCGGCGTCGACGGGCATTCCCGGATGGATCTGGGGCGGGCTGGCGGTGCTTGTCGTGCTGGGTGCGTTCGTCCTGATCCGGACCGCGCGCCGCGGCCCAGATCGGGAGGAAGTGGATGCTGATTGAGGAAGCCAGACAGATCGCTCGGCAGTGGGTGCAGGAAGAGGGCGCCGCGCTGCCGGGCTTCGACGGTGCGTTCCTGACCGGGTCGGCCCTGTGGGCCGGCCCGGCCGAGGAGCTGGCCCCGACCTCCGACGTGGACGTCATCGTGGTCACGAGCCGGCCCGCCCACCTCGGGAAGTTCGCCTACAAGGGGATCCTGCTCGAGGTCTCCTCCGTTCCCGCGCTCGGCTCCGCCCACGACGTGCTGAGCGACTACCACCTGGCCGGCAGCTTCCACCTCCCGTGCGTGCTGGCCGACCCGTCGGGACGGCTGACCGAGCTCCAGCGGGTGGTCTCGCGCGACTTCGCGCAGCGGCCGTGGATCCTGGCCCGCTGCACCAACGCCATGGACCGGGTGCGCGGCTTCATCAACGGCATCGACGAGCGCGCGTCCCTGCCCGACCAGGTCAACTCGTGGCTGTTCGGCACCGGGGTGACCACGCACGTGCTGCTGGTGGCGGCCCTGCGCAACCCCACGATCCGCCGCCGATACGTCGATGTCCGCGACCTGCTCGCCGAGCACGGCCGGCTGGACTTCCACGAGAGCCTGCTCGGCCTGCTGGGCTGCGCCGATCTCAGCGCGGCGCAGGTCGGGCGGCATCTGACCGCGCTGGAGAAGGTGTTCGACGCGACGGCCGGTCTGCGGGCGCCCTCGTACCGGTTCAACTCCGACATCACCCCGCCGGCGCGGCCCGTCGCCATCGACGGCACCCGTGACCTGATCCGGCGCGGGCTGCATCGGGAGGCGGTCTTCTGGCTGGTGGCCACGTACTCGCGCTGCCTGGCGAAGCGGTCGGCGGCCGGCGGGTCCGGCTACGAGGACGGCTTCCGCGAGCTGCTGGCCGACCTGGGGGCCGAGACGCGCAAGGACCGCCGCCGCCGGGGAGACCTCGTCCTGGCGGCGCTGCCGGGAGTGTGGCAGACCGCGATGGCCCTGTGCTGACGTGGAGGGGCGCTAGTCCCGTACGTCCAGCCCCAGGGCCGTGGCCACGACCGTCGCCTGGAACGGGTCGATGATCGCGCCCTTGAGCGTGACGGTGTGCGGGTCGAGCGTGCTCAGGTCGCTGCCGCGCAGGTCGCACCGCGTCAGGTCGGCGCCGCGCAGGGAGACCCCGGACAGGTCGGCCCGGCGCAGCTCGGCGCGCTCCAGCCGGGCCCCCGCCAGGTCGGCCTCCCGCAGCCGAGTGCCGCGGAAGACGCTCCCCCGCAGGTCGGCGTTGATCAGGCTGACGTAGGACCAGTCGCCGCCCTCGACCTTGAGCAGCCCGTACGTGCAGCCGTCGAACACGCTGCCCGTCAGCTTGCACCCGTCGAACGTGGCGTCGAAGAACGAGCACCGCGTGAACGTGCAGTTGAGGAAGCGGGCGTCGTCGTGCGCCGACACGTTGAACCGCACATTGCTGAAGTGGCACTCCTCGAAGGAGGAGCCGTGGTCGATGAGCTCGGTCATGTCCACGTCCTGGAACAGCACCCGGCGGTAGCTCGCGCCGGAGATCTCGAGGCTGTCCCAGTCGGTGGACCAGATCGTCTTCTCGGTGGGCAGGGCCATGCGAACAAACTAGCGGATCAGGCCCGTTTGGCGATGGCCGTGATCAGAGGTTGCACCAGCTTGGCCGCCAGCGGGCCGAAGGCCGCCAGGATGAGGACGTACGCCGCCGCCAGCGCGCCGAGGTCGGGATGCGCGCCCGCGCCCACCGCGAGGCCCGCGATCACGATGTTGAACTCGCCGCGCGGGATGAGCGCGATGCCCGCCCGGGCCTGGCCGGCCTTGCCGATGCCCGCCCTTCTGGCCGCGTACGCGCCGGTCAGCAGCTTGGTGACCATGCTGATCAGGGCGAGCAGCGCGGCCAGGCCCGCCACCGGCAGGATCTTCGCCGGGTCGGTCTGGAAGCCGAAGAACACGAAGAACACCGCCGCGAACAGGTCGCGCAGGGGCGCGAGCAGCGCGTGCGCGTCCTCGGCGAGCTGGCCGGACAGCGCGATCCCGACCAGGAACGCGCCCACCGCCGCCGACACCTGCAGCTGCTGGGCCAGCCCGGCCACGAGCAGGGCGAGCCCGACCACCTTGAGCAGCAGCACCTCGGAGTTCGGGCTGGACACGAACGCCTCGATGAACCGCCCGAACTTCAGGGCCACGACCAGCACCACGCTCACGGTCAGCAGCGCGATGCCCACCGAGACGGCCCCGCTGACCAGGCTCAGCCCGGCCAGCATGGTCGTCAGGACCGGCAGGTAGACGGCCATCGTCAGGTCTTCGAACACCAGCAGCGACAGCACCGTCGGCGTCTCACGGTTGCCGAGCCACCCGAGGTCGGACAGGACCTTGGCGGTGATGCCGGAGGAGGTGGCGTAGGTGACGCCCGCCATGGCCACGGCCGCCACCGGCCCCCAGCCGAGCAGTAACGCGCAGACAGCGCCAGGGGCGGCGTTGAGCACCAGGTCGACGATGCCCGCGCGGGCGTTGCCCGTCAGGCTGGTCACCAGCTCGTCGGCGTTGTACTCCAGACCGAGCGTCAGCAGCAGCAGGACGACGCCCAGCTCCGCGCCGACGGAGATGAACTCCTCGCTGGTGGCCAGCGGCACCAGCCCGCCGGTCCCGAAGGCCAGGCCGGCGATCAGATAGAGCGGGATGGGAGAGATGCCGACACGCAGCGCGAGCGCGCCCAGAACTCCCAGGCCAAGCAGTACAGCACCGAACTCGAGAAAGAGAACCGCGGTTTCGTGCACCCGCGGCCCTACCCGTCCGCCAGGATGCCGGCCACCTCGGCGGTGCTGTCCTCGCTGCCGACGACGACCACGACGTCGGCAGCCCTGAGCACGAACTCGGGTCCGGGGCTGGCGAACACCTGCCCCGCGCGCACGATCGCGACGACGGAGGCGCTGGTACGGGTCCGCACGCGCGCGTCGCCCATGGGACGCCCGGCGTAGGGGGAGCCGTCGGGGATGGGCAACTGCACGCTGACCAGGCCCTCGACCTCCCGGTGCAGCTGGTTGAGCCGCTGCACGATGCGGGGGGCGCCGAGCAGCTCGGCCAGGGCGTCGGCCTCCTCGTCGTTGAGCTTGACCACGTGGCACACGGCGTCGGGATCGTCCTGGTCGTAGATCACCAGGTCCCGGCGTCCGGTGCGGTGGGACACGACACCGACCCGCTGTCCTTTACGGGTGGTGAAATCGTGACGTAGCCCGATTCCCGGCAGCGCTGTTTGCTCGACCTCCACCTATCCCACCCGTCCAGATCAGCCTATTTTCTCCTAAACCCTACCAACGCGTAGGGAACGGCCCACCTCATGCAGATGGCGCATGGCCTGAGCCCAGGACTCGACCAGGCCGCACTCGACGTAGTCGACGCCGATCTCCGCGCAGTACTCGCGGACGATGGGCTGCGCCTTGCGCAGGTTCGCGGTGGGCATGTTGGGGAACAGGTGGTGCTCGATCTGGTAGTTGAGGCCGCCGAGCGCGGTGTTGACCAGGCGACCGCCGCGCACGTTCCTGGAGGTCAGGACCTGGCGGCGGAGGAAGTCCAGCTCGTCCTCCGCGGTGAGCACCGGCATGCCCTTGTGATTGGGCGCGAACGTGCAGCCCAGGTAGACGCCGTAGCACGCCTGGTGCACGGCCAGGAACACCAGCGCCTTGCCGGGGGACAGCACCAGGAACACCGCGCCCAGGTACGCCAGCACGTGCGCGGTCAGCAGCAGCCCCTCGACCTTCCTGCTCTTGAGCGACGGGCGGCTCAGTGCGCGGAAGCTCGACACCTTGAGGTTGATCCCTTCAAGGGTGAGCAGCGGGAAGAACAGGAACGCCTGCCGGCGCCCGATGAACCGGGCGATCCCCCGCGCCGCCTCGGCCTGCCGCTCCGACCAGACCAGGAAGTCGGGCGAGACGTCGGGGTCGTGCTCCTCGTGGTTGGGGTTGGCGTGGTGGCGCGTGTGCTTGTCCATCCACCAGCCGTAGCTGAGCCCGACGGCCAGGTTGCCGACCAGCAGCCCGGCCATCCTGGAGGTGCGCCGCGAGCGGGAGATCTGCCCGTGCGCCAGGTCATGGGCGAGCAGCGTGACCTGGGCGAACGCCACGGCGAGCAGCACCGCGACGAGCACCTGCCACCAGGAGTCGCCGACTGCGGCGAACAGCGCCCAGCTACCGGCGAAGAGGCCCCCGACGAAGCCGATCCTGGCCGTGTAGTAGCCTGGCCGCTTGTCGAGCAGCCCCGCCTGGGCGATGCGGCGCGACAGCTTCGCGAAGTCGCTGCCCCGCTCCCGCGGTGCCAGGCCACGGGGAGTTTCGACCACAATCACAGTTCTGACTCCGATGCTGGTGAGTTCGAATGCGAATACCCCATCAGCATCGCTGCGGCGGAGTCTATGCGAACCCCCGCAGTCACCCATTCCTGTGGTAGGGCTGGCCCTACCACAGGACGCCCCCGCCGCCGGCTCAGATCGGCTGCAGGGCGGGGAGTTCCGCCGGTCCCGGTGTCGGCAGGGCTGCCTCACCGAAGACGTGCAGATCCCGGCGGAAGGCCGCGAGATAGGCGTCCCGGTCGGGGAAGGTGGCGACCAGGGCGTCGCCGTAGTCGATGAGCTGCCCGTGGGCGTGCTTGCGGGGCTCGTAGTGGGCGGACAGCAGCCGGTCGAGCAGCTCCCCGTCCCCGCCGGCGGCACAGATGACGTCGGCCAGGATCTCCGCGTCGCGGAGGGTGTAGCTCATGCCCATCCCGGTCATGGGGTGGCAGGCGAACGCGGCCGAGCCCAGCAGCGCCGCGTTGCCCTTGTGGTACGCCCCCAGCCGCAGCGTGGAGACCTTGATCCGCTGCCAGGTCGCGGACCGGAGCCAGTCGAAGGCGTCCGAGCTCTCGGTGACGAACTTCTTCAGCTCGTCGGTCAGCGCCGGGATGCCGTCCTGGAAGATCACCTCTTCGTCCTCCGGGGGCAGACCGACGAACACCCTGGCCTGGTCCCTGCTGAGCGGGTAGAGGTAGGCGAACCAGCCTTCCGAGCTGAAGTACAGCCGGTTGAGCCGGGCGATACTGGCGGTCAGGGGCACGGTGGCCACCCGCATCAGCAGGCGGTCATACGGCATCGTGCGCGGCTCGATGTCGAGCGCCTGCCGTACGGCGGACCTGGTGCCGTCGGCGCCGATCACGACGCCGGCCCGCAGCCGCCGTCCGTTCGACAGCGCCAGTTCCTCGACGCGGCCCTCGTCCATCGTGATGTCGTCGACGCCGGCGTCGAACCAGAAGTCGACGCCCTCCATGGCGCAGCACGTGTAGATGAGCTCGACGAGCTCCCGGTAGGGCCGGATGAGGAAGCCGTCCGGGTAGTGGCACTCCTGGATGGGCTCGCCGTCGTGGTAGTAGCGGACGACGTCGCGCCTGAGGCCATGGCGTCCGGCGAGGTCGGCCAGCCCGTGCCGGGCGAGCACCTGCAGTCCTGGTGGCTTGAGGAAGTCGGCGCCCGCGCTCGGGACGGAGGGTCCCTGCTCGATGACGACGACGCGCTGGCCGCGGCGGCTCAGCATGAGGGCGAGGAAGCAGCCGCCGAGACCGGCGCCGACGATGGCTACGTCGCACGATGTGGTTGCCATGACGAGAGCCCTTTCGAATGGTTGAACTAGTTCGTGTGCCCGCGGGTGGAGGCGAGCGGGCCCGGCTCGGCCGACCGCTGCCGCGGGACACTCTCCGCAGCGGTGTCCATGGGGGGTGTGCGGGTCTCGACAGGCAGCAGCGCGTCGGCCTCCGCCGCCACGGTGGCGAGGGTCATGCGCAACTCCAGCAGCAGCCGGCGCGGCACCTTGATCATGACGTCGCCAGGGTCGGTCCGCAGCCGGGTGATCTTGGTGAGGGCCAGTGCGCCGATCAGCACCGAGATGCCCACGCACATCGCGAGCGCGCCCGCCAGTCCGGCGAAGGGGCCGGTCATGAACGGGTGGTCGATGACGACCGACACGACGGCGACGCCCACGGCGCCGCCGACCATGCGGGCCATGGTGGCCGCGCCGACGGCGGAGGCGTACTGGTGGGGGCGGGCGGCCAGGGTGGTGGCGACGGAGGTGCCGGGCGCGAGCGCGCCGACGCCCATGCCGACCACGACGCTGGCGACCAGGCCCCACACGGTGGGTCCGACCTGGATCAGCACGATCACGCAGGCGCCGCCGCAGAGCAGCGAGCCGGCGTAGATCAGGCCGTACGCGCCGACCCGCTTGACGAGGCGTCCGGCCAGGAAGCTCGTCACGACGACGGCCACCGAGGTGGGCGTCAGCCACATGGCCACCTCCAGCATGGGGTAGCCCAGGTGGAGCAGGTACAGCGGCTGCACGGTCAGCAGCCCGTACGACAGGGCGCCGAACCCCCAGGTCGCCAGCCAGCCCCAGACGAACCTGGGACGCCGCCACAGGGCCAGGTCGATCGCCGGCAGGCGGTGGTGCTTGGCCTGCGCGAGCGCGCCGCCCAGCAGGGCCAGCGCGGCCAGCGCCAGCCACACCACGTCCATGCCCCAGGCCATGGCCTTGGAGATGGCCAGTACGATGACCGCGATGCCCGCGGCGAGCAGCCACGCGCCCAGCATGTCCGGCAGGCCCCTGGCCCCGGCGCGCTTACCCGGCGGAAGCCCGACGCAGGCGATCAGGAGCGCGACGCCGATGACGACGTCGGGGACGAACAGCGACCGCCAGCCGACGGTGGCGGCCAGCCAGCCGCCGCCCGCCTGCATGAGCAGGCAGCCCAGCCCGGAGGCCGAGCTCCACAGCGCGATCGCGCCGCGCCGCTGCGACTCCGGCAGCTCACCGAGCAGCAGCCCGAGGCTGGCGGGGATCATCGCCGCGGCTCCGGCGCCCTGGACGGCCCGCGCCGCCAGGACGTACGACCAGGAATCCACCAGGACGGTGGCGATCCCGCCCAGCACGAACACCACGAGGCCGACGACCAGCACCCGTCGCCGACCGGCCAGGTCCGCCCAGCGGCCCGCGGTGGCCAGCAGCGCCGCGATCGGGATGAACGCCGCGCTGGTCAGCCAGACCAGGTCGCCCAGCGGCATGCCGGCGCCGGCGGGTGTGTACCGCAGCACTCCGACTGCCAGGGTGGTGGCCGTGGTGTCGGCCATCACCGTCAACATGACACCCGCGCCGACCAGCCGCAGCATCACGGCGTGACGGCGGTCTACGGTGCTCGTCCCCCGCGATGGTGACGAACGCACGTGGTCACCTCCAAGCTATGTAGGGTCTCCGCCGACCGGCACTCTCCGGCTTGTGCGACCGGCGGAGCTACGACAGGTCGTTCAGGCGCCGTAACGGCCGGGAGAGAGCAGGCCGTCCGGGTCGAGAGCGGTCTTGAGCCGGTGCAGCATGCCGAGACCGGCGGTGCTGGTCTCCGACCACACGTCGGCCGCGGCGTGGTCGATGTCGGAGCGGTAGATGGCGCATCCGTTCCCGCGCAGCAGGCAGTTGCCGTCGTTGCGGAGCTGGTGGGCGCGGTAGGGGGCGTCCGGCGCGTTCCGGTCGAAGAAGATCTGGATGACGCCGTTGGCCATGTGCTTGCTGACGAGGTTCCACTCGACCATGAGGGCGGTGCTGTGCGCGTCCACGGCCGTCTGGAGCGCGGCCATGAGGTGGTCGGTCCGCCTCGCGTGCATGGGCATGAGCGGCAGCAGCGCCAGGAAGCCCATGTCGCCGTCGTCGATCCGGTCGCAGGAGGTGACGCCGAGCGCGTTGCGCACGCCCTGGCAGGTGGGGATGCCCTGCGCCATGAGCGCCCTCGGGTAGAGCGGGTCGTCGGGGGCCACCTCGGCCGCGTCCACCACGCGCAGCGCCTCGGCGCCCTCGACCTCGATGAGCGCCTTGCGGAGCAGCTCCTCGGCCAGCTCCACGGTGGCGTCGCTGCCCATGAGCGGCCCCATGATGGTGAACAGACTCGGGTCGACCCCCTGGGGCAGCGTCCAGTCGCCGTGGGTGGGCGTGAGCGACAGCTCGCGCACGCGCATGAGCCCGTCGGCGGGGTTGCCGCGGCGCAGGAAGCCGGTCATCGCGCCGACCGCCGTCCCGACCTGGTCGCGCTGGAAGCGGCCGTGCACGAAGGCGATGGTCTGCGGGCGCGGCACCAGGGCGACGGCCATGGCGGTGACGATGCCCAGGTTGTGCTGGACGAACGCGGGCGTCAGGTCGGGCCCGGCGACTCGGCCGTGGTAGCGCCCGGCCGGGTCGAGCCCGCCGGTGGTGACCACGCTGCCGT
This genomic interval from Nonomuraea helvata contains the following:
- a CDS encoding FAD-binding oxidoreductase — translated: MQELERLELRSHDVGGHHPRAVAGIETPRNLDEVRALVRQATASGRRLYPISTGRNWGMGSAMPVTDDNVVVDLSGMNRIRSLDLEAGYAVIEPGVTQAQLAEVLRDTPWMLNVTASCADTSVVGNALDRGDGCIRSRVHDTAGIEAVLADGSVVTTGGLDPAGRYHGRVAGPDLTPAFVQHNLGIVTAMAVALVPRPQTIAFVHGRFQRDQVGTAVGAMTGFLRRGNPADGLMRVRELSLTPTHGDWTLPQGVDPSLFTIMGPLMGSDATVELAEELLRKALIEVEGAEALRVVDAAEVAPDDPLYPRALMAQGIPTCQGVRNALGVTSCDRIDDGDMGFLALLPLMPMHARRTDHLMAALQTAVDAHSTALMVEWNLVSKHMANGVIQIFFDRNAPDAPYRAHQLRNDGNCLLRGNGCAIYRSDIDHAAADVWSETSTAGLGMLHRLKTALDPDGLLSPGRYGA
- a CDS encoding response regulator transcription factor, with the protein product MATPPTIRVILVEDHAMVAEAIGLALGKAPDFEVVAQTGTIAGAVAETRRFQPDVVVLDRRLPDGDGITAIERLSAAAPKARVLVLTGEATASVAARVVSAGGAGLMVKSSRLGELESAVREVASGGVVLAPALLPGMLDRLTGRAGLLGSALTARERETLLLMAEGASTAEISERLGVARNTARNHVQHVLEKLGAGSKLEAVAIARRDGLLD
- a CDS encoding pentapeptide repeat-containing protein is translated as MALPTEKTIWSTDWDSLEISGASYRRVLFQDVDMTELIDHGSSFEECHFSNVRFNVSAHDDARFLNCTFTRCSFFDATFDGCKLTGSVFDGCTYGLLKVEGGDWSYVSLINADLRGSVFRGTRLREADLAGARLERAELRRADLSGVSLRGADLTRCDLRGSDLSTLDPHTVTLKGAIIDPFQATVVATALGLDVRD
- a CDS encoding cation:proton antiporter regulatory subunit produces the protein MSHRTGRRDLVIYDQDDPDAVCHVVKLNDEEADALAELLGAPRIVQRLNQLHREVEGLVSVQLPIPDGSPYAGRPMGDARVRTRTSASVVAIVRAGQVFASPGPEFVLRAADVVVVVGSEDSTAEVAGILADG
- a CDS encoding MFS transporter, with product MRSSPSRGTSTVDRRHAVMLRLVGAGVMLTVMADTTATTLAVGVLRYTPAGAGMPLGDLVWLTSAAFIPIAALLATAGRWADLAGRRRVLVVGLVVFVLGGIATVLVDSWSYVLAARAVQGAGAAAMIPASLGLLLGELPESQRRGAIALWSSASGLGCLLMQAGGGWLAATVGWRSLFVPDVVIGVALLIACVGLPPGKRAGARGLPDMLGAWLLAAGIAVIVLAISKAMAWGMDVVWLALAALALLGGALAQAKHHRLPAIDLALWRRPRFVWGWLATWGFGALSYGLLTVQPLYLLHLGYPMLEVAMWLTPTSVAVVVTSFLAGRLVKRVGAYGLIYAGSLLCGGACVIVLIQVGPTVWGLVASVVVGMGVGALAPGTSVATTLAARPHQYASAVGAATMARMVGGAVGVAVVSVVIDHPFMTGPFAGLAGALAMCVGISVLIGALALTKITRLRTDPGDVMIKVPRRLLLELRMTLATVAAEADALLPVETRTPPMDTAAESVPRQRSAEPGPLASTRGHTN
- a CDS encoding copper resistance CopC family protein — protein: MAFLPRHILGAALAGALALMFTASPALAHDALKSSSPAKDAQVGSVKEIELEYSAGVKFPFVVLHDAAGKAVPLGEPRLAGPKVLTDVLQPLAPGAYVIAWRVVSSDGHPIEGEIPFSVKGSASSSASSSPSGGQPATNPPPQAAASAAAGEQSAASTGIPGWIWGGLAVLVVLGAFVLIRTARRGPDREEVDAD
- a CDS encoding FAD-dependent oxidoreductase; translation: MATTSCDVAIVGAGLGGCFLALMLSRRGQRVVVIEQGPSVPSAGADFLKPPGLQVLARHGLADLAGRHGLRRDVVRYYHDGEPIQECHYPDGFLIRPYRELVELIYTCCAMEGVDFWFDAGVDDITMDEGRVEELALSNGRRLRAGVVIGADGTRSAVRQALDIEPRTMPYDRLLMRVATVPLTASIARLNRLYFSSEGWFAYLYPLSRDQARVFVGLPPEDEEVIFQDGIPALTDELKKFVTESSDAFDWLRSATWQRIKVSTLRLGAYHKGNAALLGSAAFACHPMTGMGMSYTLRDAEILADVICAAGGDGELLDRLLSAHYEPRKHAHGQLIDYGDALVATFPDRDAYLAAFRRDLHVFGEAALPTPGPAELPALQPI
- a CDS encoding acyl-CoA desaturase → MIVVETPRGLAPRERGSDFAKLSRRIAQAGLLDKRPGYYTARIGFVGGLFAGSWALFAAVGDSWWQVLVAVLLAVAFAQVTLLAHDLAHGQISRSRRTSRMAGLLVGNLAVGLSYGWWMDKHTRHHANPNHEEHDPDVSPDFLVWSERQAEAARGIARFIGRRQAFLFFPLLTLEGINLKVSSFRALSRPSLKSRKVEGLLLTAHVLAYLGAVFLVLSPGKALVFLAVHQACYGVYLGCTFAPNHKGMPVLTAEDELDFLRRQVLTSRNVRGGRLVNTALGGLNYQIEHHLFPNMPTANLRKAQPIVREYCAEIGVDYVECGLVESWAQAMRHLHEVGRSLRVGRV
- a CDS encoding cation:proton antiporter, which encodes MHETAVLFLEFGAVLLGLGVLGALALRVGISPIPLYLIAGLAFGTGGLVPLATSEEFISVGAELGVVLLLLTLGLEYNADELVTSLTGNARAGIVDLVLNAAPGAVCALLLGWGPVAAVAMAGVTYATSSGITAKVLSDLGWLGNRETPTVLSLLVFEDLTMAVYLPVLTTMLAGLSLVSGAVSVGIALLTVSVVLVVALKFGRFIEAFVSSPNSEVLLLKVVGLALLVAGLAQQLQVSAAVGAFLVGIALSGQLAEDAHALLAPLRDLFAAVFFVFFGFQTDPAKILPVAGLAALLALISMVTKLLTGAYAARRAGIGKAGQARAGIALIPRGEFNIVIAGLAVGAGAHPDLGALAAAYVLILAAFGPLAAKLVQPLITAIAKRA